The Terriglobales bacterium region GCGGTTATCCATTGTGCGGCTTTAGATCCGGCTATATCGGGCTGGGCGTGATATTCAGGAGCCAATCTGAATGCCCCCCTGTTATGCCGCCCGCTTGCGTTCCGGTGGACGCTTCTCATTTTTGGGCTTGGGACGCCGCTGACGCCGGTCGGCCATCTTCTTTACTCTCACTTCTTTGACACCCAGGACCTCGATCATCTGCTTTTCCAGGTGCTCTGAGGGTACGATGTCACCGCAAACAATCTTGTCGAGCATAATCGGGTTGATTTTCAATGCTTGCGCGAGTTGATTTTTTTCGAGCTTTTTCCTCTTCATGGCAGCTCGAATCGCAGCGGCGAGTTCTTTTTCCGTTCGCATGAAAACTCCTTATTGATCAGCCTGCTGCTCTGCTGGTGGCCATTGTCAGTCGAATTTTGGACGTAGGGCGCAATGTGGTGGTTGTCCGAGAGAAGGAGAGCTTATATCCGAAGCGGAGAATACGCGGGAACCAGGTTAGAGGCTCGGAGTCATGAGAACGCTTTGGCGTCGTAAGTCAGCACGACAAACGATCCAACTGGACGGAATTCTTATCCAATCAGCTTATGGGGTTCATGGTCGATTGGCGGGACGTCCAACCCTTGCAATGTCCTGAACGCGGCGCTGAAGGCAAGAGCTCCCAGGGGCAGACCGACGGTCAACCCATAGAGCATTGCGTAAAGCCCCAGGGCTTTGTCATTGTGCGGATAAGTGAGTGAGACGAGGGCGCTCACCGTGAGCACCACCACCGCAAATCCCGTCAGGCCGGCTGCTGCCGACAGCAATACCCGCGCCAGAAACCGCAGCGTTCGAACCTTATTCATGCGCTGGGCCGCCCCTTTCTTACCGCAACCCGATGCTGTTCCTTTGTTGTTTCGAGGGTTTGTGGAGTTGCTAACGTGAAAACTGTAGTCCCGGCTAAGAGGTGCGAAAAGTAACCGCGGTAATCAATCATCACCTTAAAATGAAGGCCAAAAAGTAATTTGATTTCATTAACTTAGGCGAAAAGAGCAATGTTTTACCTCATCTGGATTCTGGGCCGATCCTGGGCAGTCTAGGAATCTGTCTGCTCCTTGCTGAGCTGAATAGCGGTGAGTACAGAGACCACTTCCAACCCGACGACGGATAGGCCGCCCACAATCAAACCGTAGATGGTAGCGACATTCTGCGGCCCCCAGACCCAACCGCCAACCAAAATCAGAAATGCAAAGAAGGCAACCAGGATCGCCAAGGGAATCGCTGCCAGAACCGTGATCCAGCGATTATTGAAAATCAGACCCATGGCAGCGATCAGGAACAGCACGGCCAAGACAAGCAGGAATCCCGATTCTTCGGCAGGTTCTACCCTGAGCACGAACCAAACCCCGGCTATGGCCGTGGCTGCGAGAACGAGGTTTAAGGCGATGCACAGGGATCGCATGAGACCCCAAGAGAGTAGCACTGAGTGCAAGTTTCGCTTGGACGCTTCTTCACTACGTCGCACCGGACCGCCGACCTGAGCGGCCAAGAGAAAACTACCTCGGCATTTGGCGCAAGAACGAACCCCGGCAAGGTGTTGCCTGTTATCCAAGTTAGGATGGAGTGCGAGGTCGGTCACTGCAAGACGAGGCCAAGCCAAGTGGGAAATGATCGAATTGAGAAGGCAGAGAAATGGGTATTGCCGGCTTATAGCGTAATACTGACGATGTCGCTCGTATGCTGTACAGCGGCAGCCCAGCAGATCGCCCCGGTTACGTCTCAGAATTCCCCCAGTGTTACTGTGGCTAAATCTCAGGGGGAAAAAGAGACAGAGCGGGAAATTCAAAAACAGGAGCAGTCGCAGAGAATCCTCGGCGTCGTGCCCATGTTCGGGACGACCAGCCGCCAAGATCCTCCGCCTCTTACAGCTAGCCAAAAATTTCATCTTTTCGCCAAGAGTTCGTTCGATCCTTTCGTGTTTGTCTCCGCGGGAATACAGGCCGGAATCAGCCAGTCACAGAACGAATTCCCCGCGTACGGGCAAGGCATGGCAGGATATGCCAAACGCTACGCAGCCACGCTTGGCGATAGTACCTCCGGCAGCTTCTTTGGGGGTTTCCTGTACCCCGTTCTGCTGAAGCAGGACCCGCGATATTTCCGTCTCGGCCAGGGCAGCGCTAAACACCGCATAGGATATGCGCTGGCGCAGGCATTCGTGTGTCGCACGGATAAGGGCGGCCGGGCATTCAACTATTCCAGCGTCCTAGGGGCGTTTTCTTCAGGTGCCTTGTCGAATGCGTACTATCCACCCAGCGATCGCGGTTTCGGGCTGACTATGAGCCGAACAGGAATATCGATGATCTACGGTAGCGCGGGAGGACTGGTCGATGAGTTCTGGCCCGACATCCATCACAAGTTTTTCGAGAAACACAAGAAGAAGCAACCAACGCCTTGAAGGGCGAGCGTCCGCGCCTCTCGGCCGAGCAGTCGCTACATTTTCAATTGACCTTAGGACTTCAAGGGCAGCGATACCATGCCTCGTCGGCTGACTAGCCCTATTGCGTAAGTAGTCCGGAGAATTGCAAAACCGGAAATTGCGACGCACCCTATCAGAAAGGCTATCTTCCCGCTCACCTCTGGCCGGAAAAGATGGGCTCCCCCTAAAAAACCTACAACTGGACATTTTGCTCATGGGAGCGAAATGAAGTCCACGCGCGCATCTAGTCCGGGCTCCGGATACTGCGTATCGAACTCCGGCGACTTGTTCGCGCCTGGTATGCAGGGACGCTCCAGCGGTTTGCGGGTGCCGTTTCCCCAGTAGCGGGCTGTGGCAGCGGCGCCCCAGGAGAGGCTGGGTTACGGGCGATATCCGGCTATTGCGCCGAATTACCCGGCCTCTCTCCCCTTTGCTGAAAACGGCTTTGCGCGGGCTTGAAGAGCATCACCAGCGCACGAGAACCAGTTCGGAGCAGAATCCCGGACCCATGGCGGCGAGCACACTATAGGTTCCAGGTTCACCGCGACGATTGGCCAGGAAATCCTCCAGTACAAACAGGACGGAAGCGGAAGAAAGATTCCCCACGGTCCGCAAAGACTGCCAGGAGGCTTCCAACTCGCCATCGCGCAATTCCAAGGCGCCGGCCACGGCCTCCAGCACTCGTGGACCGCCGGTATGAATAATCCAGCTTCGGATATCTTTGCGGGTCATTTGATGCTCGGCGAGGAAGGCATCCACGTCATTGCGCAAGTGGCGCTCGACCATCACAGGGACGTCGGGTGAGAGGACAATCTGGAAGCCCTTCTCCGAGATATCCCAACCCATGACCTCCTCAGTGTTGGGATAAAAGACCGAGCGAGTGGCGATGATCTCGGGCCCCTGGAAATCGGTATCCGAACCAGCCACCACCACGGCGGCTGCGCCGTCGCCAAAGAGTCCGGTGGAAATCAGATTGGCTACGGAAAAGTCTTCGCGTTGCCAGGTAAGCGAACAGATTTCCACAGACAACAGTACTGCTACCTGGTCGGGAAAGCCGCGCACGTAATCGGCGGCACGCGCTATACCTGCCGCCCCTGCCACGCATCCCAGGCCAAAGATGGGGATACGTTTCACGTTAGGTGACAGTCCCATATGGTTTACCAATTTGGCGTCGATCGAAGGACTCGCGATGCCCGTTACAGAGACAAAAAACAGCGCCTGAAAGGCGGAAGGCACCATGCCTAAGGGCATAATGGCTTTGCAAATGGCTTGGGAACCTAGCTGCACCGCGGCATCGATCCACTTGCGGTTTGCCTTCCCCCAGGTGTTCACGCGCAAGTAACCTTCCAGGGGCAGCACCAGATAGCGCTTGTCCACTCCTGCACGGGCGTGCAGGCGTTCCAACATGTCGGCTCGTGGTAGGCGGTCTCCCCAGAAGCGGCTCAAGGCAGAAACAATAGTGGTCTGATCGTACTCATGTCTGGGAAGAGCGCTGGCTGCGTTGACGATTCTCATGTGTTAGTCCGTTCCAGTTGTGGGGCTGTCCTTATCTGACCCCAGGGTTAGCTTCGGGATGATGATCCGAAGCATCACTTTGCGAGAAAAGGCAAAGGATAGCGATGCATTCTACGCTAGCTGTCCAGAAATCGGATGCCCTAATGCTTAAAGCGGAAGAGGCGAATGCAGGAATCAGGAATTTCGGACGGCAAATGCACGGGATATGGCAGCATAGGGGTATTCTCTCATGAACAAAATAAGGAAGCGCTGAAGCTTCGGGCACGAAGGAGGTGCAATGAAAGATCCCGTCAATAACGCACCTCCGCATCCAGGGCACTGCGTGGTTTAGCTATGGCAGCTTTGCGATCAATCCGAGAAGACGTTGCTGCAGTTCTCGATCGAGATCCGGCGGCCAAATCAAGATTGGAAGTTTTGCTCTGCTACTCCGGGCTGCACGCTTTGTGGGTATACAGACTGAGCCACTGGTTCTGGGAACATAATTTTCGTCTCGGCGGGCGATGGCTGAGTCAGGTGGGCAGATTCCTAACTGGAATCGAGATCCACCCGGGCGCACGGGTAGGACGACGCCTGTTTATTGATCACGGAATGGGAGTGGTGATTGGAGAGACGACCATTCTGGGCGATGACGTTACGCTTTATCAGGGCGTGACCCTGGGCGGCACCGGCAAGGAGCAGGGCAAGAGGCATCCTACTATCGGAAATAGTGTGGTCATAGGCGCGGGAGCGAGGATTCTCGGCAATATTACGATCGGCGACAATTGCCGCATTGGGGCGGGCTCCGTAGTGTTGCGCGATGTGCCAGCAGACTCGACCATCGTGGGTGTGCCGGGGCATGTGGTGCTGCGCAACGGCAAACGTGTGGTGATCACCGATCCCAAACAGATCAACGATCCGCTATCCGAGGCCCTGGTGGCAGTAGCTACACAGGTCAAAGAACTAAAGGCGCGAGTCCACAAGCTGGAGGGACCAGAATCTCCGGTTGACGACTCCGCGGATGCCTTGCAGCAAGTGATCGAGATCGATTTTCAGATTTGAATGCCGACTACGGGACCCGGCTACGGCGGAAATCCGGGGCATGAGGAGGAGAACGCAAGATTTGACGCGGACGGGGCGGACAGGCGAGATCGCCTGTCCTACACAGACCACCCGTCCTGGCTCAAAATGACCACAGAGTCCCTTGGGCTCGAAGAAGCTGTCAGCCTACTTACCTACCCCGAGCAGCTCCACATCAAAAACCAGAGTTGCGTTTGGCGGGATGACACCGCCGGCACCACGAGCCCCGTAGCCTAAGTCGGGAGGAATCTGCAGTTGACGCTTACCGCCTACCTTCATGCCGGCGACGCCCTCATCCCAGCCCTTGATAACGTTTCCCTGGCCGAGAACAAACTCGAACGGCTTGCCGCGATCTACGGAGCTATCGAATTTTTTGCCGTTCGTCAGCCATCCGGTGTAGTGGACCTTCACGCGCTGACCTGCGGTGGCTGTCGGCCCAGTGCCTTCTTTGATGTCCCAGTACTTGAGTCCGTCAGAAGTGGTTACGGGTTTCCCGGTCACCTTGGTTGGCGCACTGGTATCGGACTGCGACCAACCCGATAAAGCTAAAGCCAGCAAGACTAAGAGCAATGCGGCAAGTCTTCCGATGATCACCAGCAGTTCTCCTGAAGATTGATTTGGGTACAGCGAATATCGCTGCAGACGGTATGCTTTCACACCTGGCGGCTCAATGGCCACAACAATCGCGTCTGTCTGGTTTGACGCTGGCTTGCATGATTTCGCCGCGGGAATGTATCCTGCCACGACTGAATGCCGGCATGGCTGCTGGTTTTGGAATCTCGCAATTCCCTGATCTCAGGTTGAGGTGAACGATGAAGGCGTTGAACCGGTTGCTGACGGTACTAATTCTGTTGATTTCCGTGAATCTCGCGGCAGGGGCTCAGGGGAACGGCGGTATTCAACTGCTGCCCGAGGAGAAGGTATCGAAGCTGCTCCCCGCAACTGTTTTCCTGGACGGTGAGAATCCGCCCACCCAAGCCCGCAACACGTTTCTGGCGCAGATGCCGAATGGAAAGCTGTTGCTGTTCACAATGATTGATACCACCGGGTATAGCGCGGCCTATCAGGAAAAGTACATTGGAGCATTTCTCGCGCAATCGGCGTTCAAGCTGGGAAGCGCAACTCTACAGCCCGGCGCCTACGGCTTTGGAAGAAAGAAGTCCAGCGCGGACTCTGTAACGTTCTTCCTGTACGACATCGGAGGCAACAAGGTGGCTGAGGTTCCGACACAGAAGCAGGAGGACCTGCGCCCGTTGAAGGTAGTGCAACTCACGGTTGAGAAAGACGGTTCTGCTCGTTTCTACCTGGGTCCGTACTACGCCTCAATTTCAGCCGCACCCTGAGGCTCACTCTCCGTGTGCTAGCCGGCAGACTGTGCGGCCGGCGCTTGCTGGAGCACGAAGCGCTCCATCGCGTTCGCAAATCCTTCTTCTTCGTTAGACGTAGTCACGAAAGTTGCCGAGCGCTGAACTTCGGGGCTGGCATTCCCCATGGCGATGCTGATGCCACTTTTGCGGAACATCAGTACGTCGTTGGGCATATCGCCGATGGTGGCGATCTGTGCTGTAGGAATTTTCAAAAGCTCGGACAGCATGAGCACGACCTGCCCTTTGTTGGCGTTGGGATGGGTCACGTCCAGGTAGTAAGGCTGAGAACGGGCGGCCGACAGACGATCGCCACCCGCCTGCTGCACGTCCTTCTCACATCGCGCAACCGCGTCGTAGTCGTCGCTCACGCCGACGATCTTGGCGACGCGGTCCAGAAGGTTGTCGAAGCTTTTGACCACTACGGGCGGGAACTTCACGGTCCACTGTTCACGGGCAACGTGTGGACCTTGAGGATCCCGGACGAACCAATCCTGCTCGCTATACAGCCAAACGTCGAGCTTGTGGTCGGAGACGATGGGAATTACCTGGCCAGCGACATCAGGCGCGAGGAAGTTTTCGCGAAGCAGCTTCAGGTCGGGTTGGACAAGGATGCCGCCATTGAAAGCGGCGATGGGCTCGTTCAGATGCAGTTCATCAATAAGCATCTTCATGCCCTTGGGCGGTCTGCCGCTGGTGATGGTGAAGGCGATTCCTGCGCTGCGTAGTTTGTGTACTGCGTCGCAAGCCCGCTGGGTCAGGACTTTCTCCTGGGTCACCAGGGTTCCATCGACATCAGCGATTACCAGCCGAACCGGTGGATGAGATTCTGAACTTAGCTTTGGCATCTCTACCTCAAATATTCTGAAATTCGAGTTACCGGGCTACCACAGTCGTGGGCAATCGATGCCTCGGACGACAGATGATTAGAGTACGAACCTGCCCGCGAGCATTCGAATTTTTTTGGCCCTGCCTGGGTGCTACCATGCTGACCTCCGGGCTGGGCGCTGCCGGGAAAAAAGAGCATTCTGGGGAGACCAATGCCTGCATCACAACCGTCCCAATTGCTGGATTTTCGCGGCAAGGCAGCGGTGGTAACCGGCGCCGGCAAAGGAATCGGCGCCGCGATTGCGCTGCGCTTTGCACAGGCAGGTGCAAAACTGGTGGTGAGCTATCGCTCGAGCGAAGCAGGAGCTGGGGCAGTGCGAAATCAGGTTCGATCTTTTGGTGGTGAGGCAGTGATCGTGCGGGGCAACGTGACGCAAGAGGATGACGTGAATCTTCTAGTCGAGGAGACACTCAGGGCTTATGGCCAGATCGACGTCTGGATCAACAATGCCGGCAGTTACCCGGCATCTGGAATATTGGAAATGCGGCCGCAGGAGTGGCATTCGGTGATCGCAGACAATTTGACGGCAGTCCATCTTTGTACCCGTGCCGCTGCGCGCCAGATGCAAGGCCAGGGTACAGGAGGGGCAATTGTGAATATCGCATCGATTGAGGCGGAAAATCCGGCGCCCGGTCATAGCCACTACAATGCGGCGAAAGCGGGTGTACTGATGTACACGCGCACGGCCGCCCAGGAATTAGGGAAGTACAACATCCGAGTCAATGCCGTTTCTCCCGGCCTGATCTGGAGGGAGGGGTTAGAAAAAGCATGGCCGGAGGGTGTGGAAGCGTACCTGCAGGCTGTCCCTATGGGACGTCTTGGTCAACCGGAAGACGTTGCTGATTGCTGTTTGTTCCTGGCATCGCCTGCAGCGCGCTGGATTACCGGCGCCAATCTGGTGGTTGACGGCGGTGTTCTGACCTGCCGGGCTTACTGATCAGGGGTGAGTCGTGCTCACGGCCGAACAGATTATTCGCCTGCTGGGGCTAGCGCCGCTGCCGGTAGAGGGCGGGCATTTCCGGCAAACATATCGCTCGGAGGAAATGATCGAAGCTTCAGCTCTGCCAGCTCGGTATCCTTCTGACAAGTCTTTCTGCACGGCAATCTACTATCTGCTGACATCGGAGCCGGATTCTTTCTCCGCCATGCATCGCCTGCCAACGGAAGAGATTTACCACTTCTATCTGGGAGATCCGGTGGAAATGCTTCTGCTCCACCCCGAGGGCAAGCAAGAGACCCTGCTGCTCGGCCCCGATATTGCGAACGGACAGAGATTGCAACATGTGGTGCGACGCGAAACCTGGCAGGGTTCGCGTCTGCGGCCGGGGGGGCGATTCGCGCTGCTGGGCACTACCATGGCTCCTGGTTTCGATGCAGAAGACTTTTTTCTCGGAGATCGCGAAGACCTGATGCGAACGTATCCGCAGAGCTCCGACTTGATCCGCAAACTGACGCGAAATCCCTGAGCATCTGGCCGGCGATTGTGGGCTGCCCTGGCTCTGCACTACTTCTGGAGAGCCGGGTTGTCCTGGAGTGCCGGCGTAAAGAAACGGAGAAACACATATCCCGCGATGCCAGCGATTAGTGAAGCCAGCAGAATCCCAATCTTGGCATCGGCGACGAGCGCATCATCATTGAAGGCGAGTTCGGTAATGAATAGAGATACCGTGAAGCCGATACCGGCCAAGAGTCCAACGCCGATGATATGGCGCCATGTGGTCTGTTCGGGAAGCGACGCTATTCTGCTGGCGACTGCCAGCTTGCAGAAACCCACGATGCCTACCAGTTTTCCGAGCACCAGTCCGAGCACGACGCCGAACATCGCAGTACTAGTAAAGGCCGCGGACGCAGTTTCGCGTGACAACTCTACCCCCGCATTCGACAAGGCAAAAATCGGCAGGACGACATAGCCGATCCATGGATGTAAACGATGCTCCTGCCGGTCCAGGGGAGCCTGAGCGTGATAGCAGACGTCCTCCATTTGTCCCAGCACGGATTCCGTGGCTTTGACATCTCCATTGGCGCCAGCGATTTTCAATTCTTCCAGCAGAGACTGAATGGAGCGGGAGGCTTGCCCGGGATCAATACCGGGCTTGCTCGGGGTGAGCAGGCCCAGAATTACTCCAGCGATGGTGGCGTGGACTCCCGATTTGAGCACGGCGATCCAGAGCATGATTCCGACTATGCCGAAGACGAGGCGGCTGCGCACCCCCAGGGCGCGAAATACGAGCAGCAGAACGAGGAGGAATACTGCTGCCTCTAGCGCTCTGGTGGACAGGGAAGCAGTGTAAAAAATGGCGATGACGAGAATGGCGCCGATGTCATCAACGGTGGCCAGTGCCAGCATGAAAACGCGCAGGCTGGAAGG contains the following coding sequences:
- a CDS encoding 3-oxoacyl-[acyl-carrier-protein] synthase III C-terminal domain-containing protein, translated to MRIVNAASALPRHEYDQTTIVSALSRFWGDRLPRADMLERLHARAGVDKRYLVLPLEGYLRVNTWGKANRKWIDAAVQLGSQAICKAIMPLGMVPSAFQALFFVSVTGIASPSIDAKLVNHMGLSPNVKRIPIFGLGCVAGAAGIARAADYVRGFPDQVAVLLSVEICSLTWQREDFSVANLISTGLFGDGAAAVVVAGSDTDFQGPEIIATRSVFYPNTEEVMGWDISEKGFQIVLSPDVPVMVERHLRNDVDAFLAEHQMTRKDIRSWIIHTGGPRVLEAVAGALELRDGELEASWQSLRTVGNLSSASVLFVLEDFLANRRGEPGTYSVLAAMGPGFCSELVLVRW
- the cysE gene encoding serine O-acetyltransferase, producing the protein MAALRSIREDVAAVLDRDPAAKSRLEVLLCYSGLHALWVYRLSHWFWEHNFRLGGRWLSQVGRFLTGIEIHPGARVGRRLFIDHGMGVVIGETTILGDDVTLYQGVTLGGTGKEQGKRHPTIGNSVVIGAGARILGNITIGDNCRIGAGSVVLRDVPADSTIVGVPGHVVLRNGKRVVITDPKQINDPLSEALVAVATQVKELKARVHKLEGPESPVDDSADALQQVIEIDFQI
- a CDS encoding FKBP-type peptidyl-prolyl cis-trans isomerase; this translates as MAGYIPAAKSCKPASNQTDAIVVAIEPPGVKAYRLQRYSLYPNQSSGELLVIIGRLAALLLVLLALALSGWSQSDTSAPTKVTGKPVTTSDGLKYWDIKEGTGPTATAGQRVKVHYTGWLTNGKKFDSSVDRGKPFEFVLGQGNVIKGWDEGVAGMKVGGKRQLQIPPDLGYGARGAGGVIPPNATLVFDVELLGVGK
- a CDS encoding Cof-type HAD-IIB family hydrolase; this encodes MPKLSSESHPPVRLVIADVDGTLVTQEKVLTQRACDAVHKLRSAGIAFTITSGRPPKGMKMLIDELHLNEPIAAFNGGILVQPDLKLLRENFLAPDVAGQVIPIVSDHKLDVWLYSEQDWFVRDPQGPHVAREQWTVKFPPVVVKSFDNLLDRVAKIVGVSDDYDAVARCEKDVQQAGGDRLSAARSQPYYLDVTHPNANKGQVVLMLSELLKIPTAQIATIGDMPNDVLMFRKSGISIAMGNASPEVQRSATFVTTSNEEEGFANAMERFVLQQAPAAQSAG
- a CDS encoding 3-oxoacyl-ACP reductase family protein encodes the protein MPASQPSQLLDFRGKAAVVTGAGKGIGAAIALRFAQAGAKLVVSYRSSEAGAGAVRNQVRSFGGEAVIVRGNVTQEDDVNLLVEETLRAYGQIDVWINNAGSYPASGILEMRPQEWHSVIADNLTAVHLCTRAAARQMQGQGTGGAIVNIASIEAENPAPGHSHYNAAKAGVLMYTRTAAQELGKYNIRVNAVSPGLIWREGLEKAWPEGVEAYLQAVPMGRLGQPEDVADCCLFLASPAARWITGANLVVDGGVLTCRAY
- a CDS encoding cupin domain-containing protein, giving the protein MLTAEQIIRLLGLAPLPVEGGHFRQTYRSEEMIEASALPARYPSDKSFCTAIYYLLTSEPDSFSAMHRLPTEEIYHFYLGDPVEMLLLHPEGKQETLLLGPDIANGQRLQHVVRRETWQGSRLRPGGRFALLGTTMAPGFDAEDFFLGDREDLMRTYPQSSDLIRKLTRNP
- the nhaA gene encoding Na+/H+ antiporter NhaA, whose translation is MTITKTTPPPPKRGSIQALRSLLNNIVVSPIERFIGSEIAGGVLLVAAAVIALLWANSQWSDSYRHLWERVISIDTRYLNISEDLKHWVNDGLMALFFFLVGLEMKREMVRGELASFRKAIFPFVAAFGGMIVPAGTYALLNRSGEAVRGWGIPMATDIAFAIGVMALLGRRIPSSLRVFMLALATVDDIGAILVIAIFYTASLSTRALEAAVFLLVLLLVFRALGVRSRLVFGIVGIMLWIAVLKSGVHATIAGVILGLLTPSKPGIDPGQASRSIQSLLEELKIAGANGDVKATESVLGQMEDVCYHAQAPLDRQEHRLHPWIGYVVLPIFALSNAGVELSRETASAAFTSTAMFGVVLGLVLGKLVGIVGFCKLAVASRIASLPEQTTWRHIIGVGLLAGIGFTVSLFITELAFNDDALVADAKIGILLASLIAGIAGYVFLRFFTPALQDNPALQK